The sequence below is a genomic window from Pecten maximus chromosome 14, xPecMax1.1, whole genome shotgun sequence.
TCACGTGATAGTGTGTTTACTTCCATATATAGGCCTAATGATTTCTCGGCTGCTCCACACTTCCACGATGTCCCGACATGCGCTgacaatgaaatgttttaaagatattttttaagAGCAATCTATACATATGCACGTCCTTTTCAGGAAATTCATCATTTcagaaaatgtattaaaatatcGTACCTCGGCCTTATAAATACTAATTAAGCATGCGActgtaatacattaatttactcgtctataatgaaacatttgaattagaaatatcataatcatgtccacaagtacctgtgtgCGAGACAGCACCCACGTGCACCTCACTTCAATGGACTTGAAACGCAGAACTTTGTGCAAAATGACACGGTCAATACTATCTACGAAACATttatctttaacctaccgtatCACTCCATACGAATGTTTTACACCCAAAAACGAAgtaatccgtgaaaacattcAAAACATCACCGAATTCCTCCCCCAAACTGTCCAAACGCCATTTTGCGTAAAAATTACTTCCTCAGCCTTTCGGTTCCTCGAGCACGCGCTCATTTACATATATGGGGTCGAGAGGTCGCGTGATTGTATAATCGGGTGTTGCCAGGTGCACTTTTCAGGATATGTGCGTTTTCTTGTCTGAAAACTACTGAAGAGTTTCATCTTAATAACGAAgataacatctatatatataatcattaattcTATATTTAACTTAAAAGTGAGATTATCGtgtattaaatctttaaaagcACACAGGAAAAGCACACCTATGTATAGTTGTGGAGTAGAAATTGTATTAtgatcagagacatatatacagatgtgtCTCTGATTATGATCCCGTATGATAACATAAGGTTTGTAGAAACCTTGTTGAAACTATGTGAATtctatggatttttttttctctcaaaataaatcaaaggAGTTTGAACACAAATCCCCGACAAAGATTGTAAGTATTAGTATATAGCCCGTGGTGAAAGGCTATATATGTAGTTCTCTGACAGGTTGCGGAAATAACGGTCTGGAACAGAAGATTTATACACCTGTTAAACTTTAAAATCCACggttatttattataaaacatgtttcattttGTATCATATGATCGACATCGCAGCTACGTAGCTCTGGACGGACCAACGGGCCGACGATTCTGACAATCCATACcgttatctattttttttttttttttgattgcAGGGAGTGTTATAGTTGTTGGTGAAATAGATCACGATATGCTTACTTCGtcatataatcatattttgcataaaacTATGTCAGGGTTGGACTTAACTAATGTAAAAATGAAGCGACGTGGATCAATTGTATCAAGGGGTATTTTCTAATGTTCAATACACTTGCctaatattttgtgatatatcaGAGGCGTTTGGGTTTGGCATGAATGCATATGACATAAGAGGTGACATActtaatttgataaaacgttATATATATCGGGTAGACAACAATAGGCTATTGTTAAGTGAGTATTCCCGTACAGGAGACATGAATGCTGGAATCCACCGAGGAAGTGTGTTGGGACAAGTTATGTCCCTTTTCCTACTATTAGATCCACAGTCActataatgcatatatatatggaccatcatttggaaaatcgtgccaagcccctgtgattacatcttcgctagccaacgttcgtggagtgtaacgtaatcagaagccttggctagcgaagatgctgTGATTAGATCAATGATGAAAACTCTGTAAGGGATTTATAAAGTTTGTGTTGCCTGTATTGGAATAAAGACGAGAAGTATGGGATGGTTGCTCTTTGACAGATGTGAAGAAATTCGAAATTATTCAGCCTGAAGCAGCAAGAATTATAACTGGTATGCCTAATTTTTTCGCGACAAATAAACTCAACACTGAGTCGCTAGTTGACAGTAGACAGATAAGAAATCTCTGTTGTATTAAATCCGTAATAATTTAACCCGTCTTATTCAATGTAACAAATACCGAAAATCACCTAGTTCCTAAAGTGCGGTTGTCAAATTCATGCCAATTGTTTATTGCTTCTTCCATAAAATATGGAATGATTTGCCAAACAATATCAGAAAGCATTCATCCGtttatatgtaaaacatttaattcaACGGAATATTTATTCTTTAcctaattttgattttattggGAAAAATAGaagattaaatattttacatacaaggCTGTTGCATTCATGCAGTAGTTTGAATTAttgacgtacatgtatacagagttAATATTATACATGATCCATCACGTATCTGTGGAAATACGTCGCGTCATACTGTGGAAAACCAAACTATTTTTCATTCTGTACAAACCtttatcacagaaaacaaaCGTTTTTAAGGTCAAGTCTGTAGTAAACAACATTTTCACATTCTCTCCTTTCTATATGTTCTTTCCGTCTTCCTTCCTTTAGGTTTTTACCTACCGGATatgttgtataatgttgtaTTGTGGAGAAGGCTTTATTAACTTGTGATAAAAAGTTGTAAAACGTCAAGTGTTGATATTGAGTCGTCTGGATGTAATTTGTAGATATATAGTTATGTATCGAATATCCCTGTTTTATAAATGTAGAAAAATACAGTTATCACAATATTTCAGAGTTTATATGATTTGCCGCGTTTACGAAAGCGCTACTGTAGATGTTATACACAGGTCAGACCGGCGATATCTACCCGACGTAGGCCCATTTGATACATTCGACACCTGTAAAGTGATATATTGATAACTTGGACATCTGCAGAAAGACACGAATCTAATTAACAAAACAGGACGGGTCGGTTAAGTACCTCTCTTTTCAAGTTAACCGACTCGATCTGTCCTGGCCAAACAGTAAGCCCTGAAAATTTCAAAGTGTCTAACAACTTCTGTAGAACTGAAGCTGACTTCAAGAAAAGAACTGTGCGGTCAGCATACACGAACAAAGACAAAGAGATATgtcttaaatatttcatttttcaaagtCTTTTACATGAAGCAGAGGAAGTGATGTAACTCTTCACCGTGCATCCATGTGAAATCAAAGTACTAGAAGTGCTGcaattatacatgtaggaagctattttgtaatatgagtatcaaaatttaattataGGGATCAAACTTAGCTTGATACTAACAAAGAATAATTGTTCATTATGATGGACTTGTACCTCTAGCAGCAATTGTCCAGCATTCCATTTTATCTAACAATGGAATGGTCATTTACAtgtcaattatatatacagtacgttTCAAAACTCACCATTCCGTCTGTACACACGTGACGTAGTAACGCCATAACCACTACTATAAggaataaaatattaacagGATATCAGTAACACTAGACGTTTAGcgtaatttaaaataaatgcgCATGGTCAGACCATTCATTAAAATCGCACACTATGAGACATGTAGCCCAGTACTTTTACATAACTGTAAGAGTTTGTGGTAGAATGTGTTTACAAAGACACCAGCAGATACACGATTAGGCATAACAGTACCGACATCATACTCATACCCATCAGCAAGCAGATTATTAGATGGCGCTCTCAAATTATCCGACTCAATATAGTCGAGTGAGTTACCAATTCTTCTGTTAAGTTCTCCAGCAACGATGACGTTACGTAGTTGTGAATAATGGGGAAAACCATTAACtatgatataaaaatgtcattttcacGAAGCCACGAAACCAGGTTGCTGCCTTTATATCTTGAATGTATTTGGATCTCAGGACTGgtttaatatattaaaaacCTTTCACCTCAAAGTTGTCAtgcagcatcatctaaccacCACTTCAAAAGGACCACAATGCCCGCATTACTAAATGAAAGGTAAAGGGAATGGGAAAGGTTGGCATTGCCGTTTGTCAGGCCTGTCGCTATAGTTTGTTGGTCTGTCCTGGACGGTCGGTTCCGTTGTAACCCTCGTCTCTTTTCCAGTGTACAGTACACCGTCTACATACAATTTGCTCTGACAAACTCGACCCTGTGCCCGAGTTTTCTTAACTGTTTCGTCACAGGAAAAGACTCCTTCGGACATTTTCCACAGATACAGAGAACTGCTCGATCACGCCGTATCTCTGCAAGATATTGGTACGCTGAAGCACTAAACTGCTGGTTCTGGTATAGGAAACGAGCCACAATAGGACGAGGTTTACCACATCTCAACACACTTATAAGCACAAAAATTACGCAAGCTAACGTCATTTTGCGGGAAAGGTTGGTCACATCCCTCTAGCTACCTCCCGTCATTCCTTAATACAAAACAGCACCGGAGCTTGTTTTAACCAACCATTTTCACTCATGCTTGTCCATTGGGTAAGCTCTATGTCAACGGCAAGTATTACGAGCCAGAGACAGCCGGTGATAGCAGGAGGCATGGTGCAGCTGCAAGTAACACCGGATGCGCTACCGTAAGTTCTACCGGAGATACCACACGCAAGTAGGTACTGGCGGAGGATGACGTACCAGCATGCCTTAATCGTCAATCACTTCAGGTCATATCTTGGAATATAGGAAAAGGTCTCATAAGTAAATTGGTGACTTTTAGATGTTCTCGTCAACTATGATCTCATGTGTTTATCCGAATGTTGGATATCGGATtgtagtttggtttattttatttaacgtccttttaacaacCAGGGCCATCAAACGACATGAcgggttttggaggtggaggaaagccggagtacccggagaaaaaccaccagcccacggtcagtacctggcaactgccccacgtaggtttcgaactcgtaacccagaggcggagggctagtgataaagtgtccggacaccttaaccactcggccgcGAAAAATTATACAATTTCATAAACCCACTAGTACACAACGGTCGTTACTCCTAGGCAAAATATCCATCACCTTGGGACTGTTCGTTTATGTAGACAAACtggttcgtcagtttttaaatgtaatatttcaaacatatatcttgacggacctgcaaataTTAATACAGGACTTGGGATTCTTTGTCAaagctcgtctgaaaacaatataaaatcaccaggtccgtttctatttcataaacgaacaacaccggtccaaTTGGTCCGtccgtttggaccgcaaaaaaacaacaaaaaaacggCCCATATTTCCTAGAGACGCAAACATATTCAGACCTGTTTATTATAAACTACGCGTTGTgcatttttaatattaaaagcatatttgatataaaatgttcaGTATAAAGATAATAATGTTGAGATAGTAGATTTTATTTGGTTAAAAATTAGTAAAATAACCGATTTACTCTGTATCGTTCAAGGTAACCCGTAAacaaactacactgtactacGTCGACAACAAACATACATGGATGAATAGTGTaaactgtctgtctactgtcaaTTTTACTTCACAGAGCATAGCGCGCCAGTGGACCATGGCGATCTAATTCGGTATAGTCtaaccagaatgacctgtcgtgttCAATTTGCATTAGCATATTGATTGAGGACGAGTCGATAGCCGTATAGTATGGTACAATGTACCTATTCGTTTCCCTATCAACTGGTACAATACTGTAATAACATATGTTAGAGAACAGTGTTCCTTAGTATTTGAACAATAATCAGGGTTTGTCATTTTCAACATGTTCCATTTTCAAATTGTCCGGCTCATTACTTGCAATTCTTAAttcacatgtttttttttattttttgtttttttgtgccATGTTGCAAGCAATTTAGATTTCTCAGTGTTAATTAccattgattttatttaaaagttttcacattaaaaaaataaagtgcAAGCATTATTCAATAACATCAAAACATTTAGCAGATTTCTGCATTGGTGTGCCgtctgtgtacatgtacatttcacacCGCTTCAAGAGGTAACAAAAAGCAGAGGCCCAACTATTGAGCCCTGTGGTAGACCAGTTATTTCATAAGGGCTGTTTgcattatttaagaaataattaacgatgattcgtgtattattgcaggatatacaacgaggacgaggatattttgcaattgaattaataacgaaggccgcaggcctgagttattaattaaaattgcaaaatatccgagtccgagttgtatatcctgcaacaatacacgagtcaaagttgattatttctattctaccatgtactgtttagttctgagatcgacctctttctaatagaaaaacagcaaagaaaccccgagaaaaccttgtaatttatttcttgagtattgcattatttgttgatgaaatatacaggcaattcagtactacgatcaagagcatctatcatatggcattgattttgaaaataaaaaaaaaaaggaggaaaaaaaaaaaaaatagggggTCTCcataggattcgaactcgcgtcgtgataaaaatctattgaaagactaacccattagcccactcagctatagtaaccttttataaaacgggtgaatattagatatataaaattgttacagccgtgactgccgaccgtgtattattggcacgagcgtgggttattggaaaataatacatggttttaaaccaatcaaaactggcgttgcatagcaaacatggtagaattttAAACAAGACACTTTGCAATCGATGCTTTATAAAGGACGAGTAAAAATTGtcattgcattattttgtttgaacaacgatatatatgtattttttttcatttttgtaaaaaatattgtGACCAACAAGGTAAAAGGCCATTCTAAGATCTTTATACATCACAAAATCTTGATTTCCATTATCCATCTCTTCGTACCATCTATTTGTTAGTGCAGTCTCACAGGAATGCATACGTCAAAAACCAAACTTATTTCCTGTAAACTGTGTTACAAGTGTATATCAAGAAATTATCTAGAAGTTAATGGACATGTTCTTCAAGGGTTTTGgataagacatatatatgtctatagGTAGTAACATTTTTCTCACCCTTTTTTATTAGGATTTAACGATACAGTTTATATGTACTATCAACACATAATATACGTTCCGTGTAATATACACGGATAAGCGCATTTACGCTACAGAAGTGTTATTTCAGACCACCACAATATTGTATAAGATTTGTCAGTCTATGCACAGAACTTGAGATGTTATGGATGATAAGTTCAAAATTTTTGGAACCACGTTTTTTTTCGAGCATATTCGCACGATTTCAAAGATCAGAAATTTTCACTTTTGACACGATATCCGGGAATTGCAATGTACGCGTCCGTGcacaagtatatatacactacccAGACCTGGAGATGCATATTAGGAGAAAAGGAAATGAAGTCCAAACTTGAAAGGCAACCCTGGTcatgatatatagatattctCAACACCTACTGGCTGGTGctgatatttaatttttttttttttttttttttttatttcttgatCACCGATTTGCGTCATTCTCGTCGTTCTGTCTTAGGAGAAACAAATGGTTTAATGCAACATTTTTGAGTCCGAGTTATCTCCCGTTAAACACTCAGCATTGTTGTCAAACGCAACACCTCGACCGTTGCAGGAGAAATTCCAAAATATATCATGATGACTCAATACTGGGAAAACAAACAGTTATCTTCTTGTTACGTAGATATATAAATCTTATATTTAAGGTTGAACACATTTACCAATATGGACATGCGCTATGAAGAAACACATTTTTCTTATAAAGAGCCCGGATTTTGGACTGTATAGTGATATTTAACtctaaatctaaaaaaaaaaaaaaaaaaaaaaataatgatatgtaAATAGACCAAAAGGATCGCATATTCACTTTTAAGCGCCATTTTCCAAAAGCAAACGACATGTTGTTTTTGACAATTGTGAAAAAAACAAGTCAATTGCGATATGTTCGTCTGGATGCATGAGTATATCAGAATTTGCGCacaccatacagacaaaatatCGTATGGTGTCAAGAGGCGTTCGATAGGATTAAAGTTATCATGCAGAGAAATTATTTTCCTGACTGATTTTACTGAATGCAAAAGTTGCTTTATGgtatataaacataacaaacattgcatgataaaaatattacataaattatacTTCATATGAAGTATGAGTATTATCGTAATACCGTATATCGGGTCTTTTTAGCGAGTGTCTAATTTTCGCTATTTTCGCGACCAGACCCGGTCGCGAATTATAAGATATCGCTAAATTTGGTCACATTTTACAGTAAGAGTCAGCTCCCTTGTAGGGGTGTTGTCACGAACCGATTACCTGTTTACACACGCCGTATACAGGTGTGCTTATTTGGCCGTGACTCGgcttaaatgttttattcaataGAAATCTACTCACAGTTGACCATATGTTTTATCCTTTGTATAgatctatttgaaatcataacgAGAGTGGCATTGCCATGCTACGATTTGTAACCGTTACAAGGAAGGACAAAGAAAATCCGGTCAGGGACAGACCTGAGTTTGCTGAAGCCAACAAACGTGTAGATAAATTATTTTTACTATACTTCttcgtttttgttgtatataaaacatatgtacgctaaaatttgaattacaCGTTGTGAAAAcgctaaaaatgaaatacactaAAAATAAAACGTGTCATTTTGTACAGAAAACGCGGGCATACGCTAAAACCCCCCGATACACGGCATATAAGGTTACTGTATCAAAATATGGTCATCAATTTCGGTTCACTTCACATGAGATATTTGTATCATTTTCCCTCAATAAACCTTTTCTATCTGCATGAATTATTCTTGTTCTTATATAATTGTGTTAGATAAGTTATTATAGTTTTATATTGTGTTGCGTATTGCTTGCAATTTCATCAGAAATAACCCTctgttacaatatacatacatttccGGACGAAATCCAAAAtgtcatttcaaatatttcactGCTGTGTTCTACAAACACTCCCTTACTGCGAGCTACATCAACTCTATTTTCTTAACGcttctgtagtaaactatcaTACTTGGTACTTTGAACGTCAATTCcccgaaaaaaaaatatctgaatcAGCCTGCGAAGTTATTACTAGAACTTACAGATGATTAAACACCCTTTAGCCTTTCTGCCATTGTTATCTTTTACACATAATGAAAGAAAATGGCGCAAGCCTAGACCCTTGGTCATTACGTACCTTTCCTATATATAGGCAGAGTTTTTGTTGACGTGACATCCTTCCATTGATCAGAAGGTTTAAACGATTTTGTGGCCTATACCGCCATATTGCTGAATGTACACTTTTCCGTCACCAGGTCCACCACTTCCTTTTCGATATCAATCCCGAGGAAGGAAGCCATCTTTTGAACATGCGATCGCAGGTCCTGAAACAAATGCATACACGATAGTCATTTCTCACCTAAATCACGATTTTTGGAGCCGGTATACGCTCTTGTTGtagaaaatattttgacatatgTAAAATACCTCTACCCTGAAGTCTTTGAATTAAACATTATCtgaatttatcaatatttcttaactTTCTTCATTTCCTAACTGAAATATTCCATAAGTAAGTATCATCTGATTTAAAAGAGAAAGGACTTTGTTGAAGGACCTTCCTGATATTCTGCAATGCTTTCCATTTAAAAATTGTAATTTCCTTAAGTCAGGAAACACAGCTATGTCACTAAATCCAGACTACTGGAACGTTGGCTTAAGAAATCCGATTATCGTTGTCATAGAACAGTATGTTTCTGATAATAGAGCTAATCACTATGGAACGCCAAAGCTGTCAAACTTGACCCTGAAataatatattgttgatattttcattatatcattaGACTTTATCGATATTTTATtcgattttatcattatattgttcgattttgtcgttatattattatatgtcgtcattatattattcaattttgtcattatattattcaattttgtcgttatattattatatgtcgtcattatattattggattttattattgtattatatgatGTTATTATTATACGATATGGCGTTCCCTAAATCACCTGTTTCATTTCCTCATACATTAGATACATAATGTTGTCTCCCTTGTATTCACTCTTCACCTTGTCCCAAGCCTTTATACGATCAAACCAGGAGCCATAGACCACTAAGTGTAAAATCAGAGCAGAAAGATAAAAAAACTTATAGCAAAACATTAATTTTGGGAACTTTAGCGCTTGTACAAGGCATGAAATCATTGTATtaaaaggaggtggtgcatggcggcccacggccgaatattattttattcatgatattatgatagacttttaccaaatacatgtcattttagacactaaaacgaaaattggcaaatgctgtatacgcagcgccacctaacatgatttctgtaaaaaatgtgtaccctcccttttaaattcaatatatttctcgtacaaaagtacttgataaatttcatcttgcattgatagtctcatgtgatgttatattttataaaaacatgtgtgtttagtatgaatttgtataatataaagtgtaattacagcttttgtaacaaaattatcagttaaaaatttaccttcttgaaattttcttttatttgttaagtagataaaatgtaataatcgttggagtactatcaaattttgcttttaaaaaaacatgtttgcatattaatcttaatacacaaccaaaaaaaatcatcaaaaattactagataacaaaagatttttgcatacaaagaaaggccatgaagtaaattgtattaaaaaaccaagggttaaaaaggagcaccctgtctgacacaagcagtaaagtccgattgcattgttatttttgttggattttaagcatttgcctctatttttcagtactttcggtactttgatatgttgtccaaagttgggggtgtatgcatttaacataataaaatcttggcatatccagtaattcaccaaataaatttgtttcattaaatgtttatgaatatccataaattatttctaaccggaaattttgatagtactccatcaataactttgtggtattagactttaaatgaaaagttaaaaacaatgattttcacaaagaagacttcaaattaggctgaaatttaattttagtgtcacCCAGCGTGATgattcaaatacaaaattaaaccttaaacaaatggggtgaatttgtttcacaaataggaaataaaaatatgttctataataattagtggtcaaaacattagcttcttatgcagtttgatggggaaataatgaaatcaccaaaaaaagaatatatacattgaggaatggaaattaattcctcccacataatcggggatattatgcttttgacaaaaatatgtttccgggaaaaaaatcgcTGTGGGCCAatttagccctcctatgcaccacctcctttagAGTAACATTAATGTTATCGAAAgatgtcaaccatgaataattcgaagtcccgctgtttcgaagtttttctgttagtcccttgaacttcgaaacatcgaagtttgactgtagatGTATTTGACAAGGCTTGTTTTGGAAACTTATTCATTAGATTTTTTAAGAATTCAGTTCCTAGGAACTGAATATagctgaaatatgaaataaaattcacATAACCTTCTTGCACCTTAAGTCTTTAATAAAAATTTTTACATAAGTGTTTATAGAAAATGTACAATTTATGGAACTCAGCTGTATACTCATGATCctatatatagcatatataaAGGATATTGAATACTCAATTCCAGTTTTTCTTAAATTCGATATGTAACGGTATTATCGCATTCCAGTGTCAAAGGTGGCGCTGTCAATGGGGCTTAATTTTCTGACGTCACTACGCCGATTGGAATTATGTGAGATTTGTGATATTAAAATTCTTGACATGCAAATCACTATTTCATCCTTCTTTAAGAACCAATAAGCTACACAATTAGACTTATAATCTTAAAGGAGCATATCACctcttataaaaagaaaaaaatcacaaatttaaCAAAACTTATCTTACATAAAaatcatttcatcattttttttttttatagttttgaccaatcagaacgtTGCTTTATATAAACAGCATTGGAATATCTGGTGACTGATTTCGGCACTGTCATGCAGCACTGTCCAATAGGTCAGTTTGGTGGCTGTCATACTAGAACATTGGTACCTACGTCAAACGGAGAGCAACATTTTCTCATGTTACAAAATAAATACGCCATGCGACAAATTTACACCACAGTGCGACATAAGATTCTGTCACCCTGTCGAATTCGCGTGGTACTTTTGCAGCGTTTGTTGGGTTCTTTTGTTGCATAGCACATTGTAGATTATCGCATGACGCGGCCGAAAGTCAATCACCCCGATAAATACATACAGTAACGGTACAGAAGTTTTTTTAAGTCATAACTCTTAGGTTGACCCTCCAATAATTTTTAATAGAAATATGCCCAggtgttgatattaaaaatAACCTAATGTGAAGGTACCTTTCCCTTCAAGGAAGAATTTGACGAGACCTCCCCACGTTGCCATTATGTCAGAATGATTTAGCTTATTGATGAATGTATAAAGAGACACAACGACATCCTTGGGATTCCGGAATATAGCCAATATCTTCCCCTTTCCTCCTCTTGCCTGCCTGGGCAGTCGGTCAAAGGTCAGGTGAGTTGCTAGTATTCGGGGATGAAGGCATATTGCTCAGCGTTTCCATGTCATTGAAGTC
It includes:
- the LOC117341841 gene encoding amine sulfotransferase-like — its product is MAQMVEERDEEGNVLQTKKYDGKFYISHFPGNVKDQLAAIDEMDVREDDTFIMSYPKSVVYGSWFDRIKAWDKVKSEYKGDNIMYLMYEEMKQDLRSHVQKMASFLGIDIEKEVVDLVTEKCTFSNMAV